A genomic stretch from Chitinophaga agri includes:
- a CDS encoding LytR/AlgR family response regulator transcription factor, which translates to MNVIIIEDERRTANELKSMLENVDPEIDVTAILPSVATAITWFRENPAPDLIFSDIQLGDGLSFDIFKEVQINAPIIFSTAFDQYAINAFESNSIDYLLKPIDESMLERSLQKYDRVREHFSAGAYATSLNKAVSQLDNYKQSILIHYREKIVPVKVANISFVYTSGGVVRLYSTEGPEYTVQYTIEQLEEMLNPQFFFKANRQFIINRNVVQDIEHYFNRRLVVKTTCKTPDKIIISRLKAQDFLRWMEQ; encoded by the coding sequence ATGAACGTAATCATAATTGAAGACGAACGCCGGACAGCCAATGAATTGAAGTCAATGCTGGAAAACGTCGATCCTGAGATCGATGTGACGGCTATCCTGCCTTCCGTGGCGACGGCTATCACCTGGTTCAGGGAAAACCCTGCGCCCGATCTTATCTTTTCGGATATTCAGTTAGGCGATGGACTGAGCTTCGATATCTTCAAGGAAGTGCAGATCAATGCGCCCATCATTTTTTCTACGGCCTTTGACCAGTATGCGATCAATGCGTTCGAATCAAACAGTATCGACTACCTGCTGAAACCTATTGATGAAAGTATGCTGGAGCGTAGTCTGCAGAAGTACGACCGTGTCCGGGAACACTTCTCCGCCGGTGCCTACGCTACTAGTTTAAATAAGGCTGTCAGCCAGTTAGATAACTACAAACAGTCCATTCTAATTCACTACCGGGAAAAGATCGTTCCCGTGAAAGTCGCTAATATTTCATTCGTATATACTTCGGGTGGTGTTGTAAGACTCTACAGTACCGAAGGACCTGAATACACAGTACAGTACACCATCGAACAACTGGAAGAAATGCTGAACCCACAGTTTTTCTTCAAAGCGAACCGTCAGTTTATCATCAACAGGAACGTTGTACAGGATATTGAACACTACTTCAATCGCAGACTCGTTGTCAAAACTACCTGTAAGACACCCGATAAGATCATTATCAGCCGCCTGAAAGCACAGGATTTTCTCCGCTGGATGGAGCAGTGA
- a CDS encoding MutS-related protein: MLFTTDKQTLDDLHIFGRYGGDAVYNIFNRTVTHGGALILEEMFRHPLSDHISINRRSNIIQHFAAAGTVYPFAAPLFDAIEPYIGNTDERTKLSADEQSVSKKLAGMIVSDGNTQMVYKGVQSLVTLLQSVRVFIDSKAGGIAYEQERNILASLLAAPAFAPVLAQQGKLSHATIAAYDVILRFRHRELIQQLLHYLYYLDVYLSVAKVAAERGFVFPQAISDSGCRAIVEGVYHPLLPKAIANTIHITEQNNVIFLTGANMAGKSTFMKSLGIALFLAHMGFPVAAAKMEFSVLDGIYTTINLPDNLGMGASHFYAEVLRVKKIAQELSQGKRLFIVFDELFRGTNVKDAYEATIAITSRFARKHNSIFVISTHIIEAGDVLRQQCSNVHFVYLPTRMDGHKPVYTYTLEHGITNDRHGMIIISNEGILDMLEAGLTKTK; this comes from the coding sequence ATGCTGTTCACTACAGATAAGCAAACACTGGATGACCTGCACATCTTTGGCCGGTATGGCGGAGACGCGGTGTATAACATTTTCAACCGTACAGTGACCCACGGGGGTGCGCTCATACTGGAAGAAATGTTCCGGCATCCGCTATCAGATCATATCAGCATCAACCGGCGCAGCAATATCATTCAGCATTTTGCGGCAGCAGGAACTGTCTACCCATTTGCGGCACCGCTCTTTGATGCAATAGAGCCTTATATCGGCAATACGGACGAGCGGACGAAGTTATCTGCCGACGAGCAGTCTGTCAGTAAAAAACTGGCAGGCATGATCGTCTCAGATGGTAATACTCAGATGGTCTATAAAGGTGTGCAATCACTGGTCACCCTTTTACAAAGTGTCCGGGTATTTATCGATAGTAAAGCAGGCGGCATTGCCTATGAGCAGGAAAGGAATATCCTGGCCTCTCTCCTTGCAGCACCGGCGTTCGCTCCGGTGCTGGCCCAACAGGGCAAGCTATCACACGCCACGATCGCGGCCTATGATGTGATACTGCGTTTCCGTCACCGGGAACTGATACAGCAACTGTTACATTACCTCTATTATCTGGACGTCTACCTTTCTGTAGCCAAAGTAGCAGCTGAACGTGGCTTCGTATTCCCACAGGCCATATCTGACAGTGGCTGCCGGGCAATAGTCGAAGGCGTATATCATCCATTACTACCGAAAGCAATTGCCAATACCATTCATATCACGGAGCAGAACAATGTCATCTTTCTGACCGGAGCGAACATGGCGGGCAAGTCCACTTTTATGAAATCGCTGGGTATCGCGCTGTTCCTCGCTCATATGGGCTTTCCGGTAGCAGCAGCTAAAATGGAGTTCTCCGTGCTGGATGGTATCTATACAACGATCAACCTGCCGGACAACCTGGGCATGGGCGCCAGTCACTTCTATGCGGAAGTACTGCGGGTAAAGAAGATCGCACAGGAGTTAAGTCAGGGGAAGCGGCTGTTCATTGTGTTTGATGAACTGTTCAGAGGTACAAATGTGAAAGATGCCTATGAGGCGACCATTGCGATCACCAGCCGCTTTGCCCGGAAGCATAACAGCATCTTTGTCATCTCTACCCATATTATTGAGGCGGGCGATGTGTTGCGACAGCAATGCAGCAACGTACATTTTGTATATCTCCCCACCCGTATGGACGGTCACAAACCGGTATACACCTATACACTGGAGCATGGTATTACAAACGACAGGCATGGGATGATCATCATCAGCAATGAAGGCATTCTTGACATGCTGGAGGCAGGCCTGACTAAAACGAAATAA
- a CDS encoding MutS-related protein, translating to MSFKADKQTLEDLNLTGKFKPNSIYQLFSRIKTTGGERLLEQMFQQPLTDPDAINHRSATFRYFQEQRLTFPFSSSDVQAAENYLTMSGAAGLPSILRKRLNAFLHDEEYEQLRKGLMATLHLLRTFKSFLQQLNNYEEAALWRQVLSDLTWLSNVKELSVWTIAYYDRQLRHRLSAQMEQLLQGIYQLDVYIAVSDVARQRGFHYATALPASRNIFHTTGLRHPALDAGIANAISLDSRSNVIFLTGANMAGKSTLMKSFGIALYLGHMGFPVAAANMEFSVRDGLYSSINVPDNLNMGYSHFYAEVLRVKQVATEVSSGKNLVVIFDELFKGTNVKDAYDATLAVTTAFARYSNCFFLISTHIIEVGQALQTHANLQFTYLPTLLDGAKPRYTYRLTEGITSDRHGMTIIENEQILELLES from the coding sequence ATGAGTTTTAAAGCTGATAAGCAGACACTGGAAGACCTGAACCTGACTGGTAAATTCAAACCGAATTCCATTTATCAACTTTTTAGTAGAATCAAAACCACCGGAGGGGAACGACTGCTGGAACAAATGTTCCAGCAGCCCCTTACTGATCCGGATGCGATCAACCATCGCAGTGCGACCTTCCGGTACTTCCAGGAACAGCGGTTAACATTCCCCTTCAGTAGCAGTGATGTACAGGCAGCAGAAAACTACCTGACCATGAGTGGGGCAGCCGGCCTTCCATCCATCCTCAGAAAACGGCTGAATGCATTCCTTCATGATGAAGAATATGAACAGCTACGCAAAGGACTAATGGCTACCCTCCATCTACTACGTACTTTCAAAAGCTTCCTCCAACAGTTGAATAACTATGAAGAAGCTGCACTATGGCGCCAGGTATTATCGGATCTTACCTGGCTCAGTAATGTCAAAGAACTTTCTGTGTGGACAATCGCCTATTACGACCGCCAGCTGCGACACCGCCTGTCGGCGCAGATGGAACAACTACTACAGGGCATTTACCAGCTGGATGTATACATCGCGGTCAGTGATGTGGCCCGCCAGCGTGGATTTCACTACGCAACGGCACTACCCGCTTCGCGTAATATATTTCATACCACGGGACTACGCCACCCTGCATTAGATGCCGGTATTGCCAATGCGATCTCACTGGACAGCCGCTCCAATGTCATCTTCCTTACAGGCGCTAACATGGCCGGAAAATCGACACTGATGAAATCATTCGGCATCGCACTGTACCTGGGCCACATGGGGTTCCCGGTAGCTGCTGCCAACATGGAGTTCTCTGTCCGTGACGGCCTGTATTCTTCTATCAATGTGCCTGATAACCTGAATATGGGATACAGTCATTTCTATGCGGAAGTACTGCGGGTTAAACAGGTCGCAACGGAAGTGAGCAGTGGCAAAAATCTGGTTGTGATCTTTGATGAACTGTTCAAAGGCACTAACGTAAAAGATGCCTATGATGCCACACTGGCTGTAACAACCGCATTCGCACGCTATAGCAACTGCTTCTTCCTGATCTCTACACATATTATCGAAGTAGGGCAGGCATTACAGACGCATGCCAATCTGCAGTTTACTTACCTGCCAACTTTACTGGACGGTGCAAAACCCAGGTATACCTATCGGCTGACGGAAGGTATTACCAGTGACCGGCATGGCATGACCATCATTGAAAATGAGCAGATACTTGAGCTGCTGGAAAGCTGA
- a CDS encoding efflux RND transporter periplasmic adaptor subunit, which yields MKARYITIIIVIAIVGLIVFKLAANKRKLNEKNTPAPVAAVRIPVKVAKVTEQLFEISILKTGNLAPFKEAKAVAMSGGTLLKVNFELGDKVKQGQVLAVTDTRLAQLELQKAETNVMKLRNDLNVYTELLAGKAATQEKVNEIRQNYENAVNQVQQAKKNVADAAILAPTSGVIASKKVEQGMFVNAGTELASIVNLSRAKVQVNLTEAEVYKVKEGQQVKITTDVYPGKTFNGAISFISPQADDAHNYLVEILIGNEEDALLRSGTFVYVDFSRKTEQQVLVIPRDALTESVKDASVYVLQDSIVRQRTIQTGADVNGMVQVLSGLKAGEQVVTSGQINLKDGSTVSVSK from the coding sequence ATGAAGGCCAGATATATTACCATCATTATTGTCATAGCGATCGTTGGACTGATCGTTTTTAAACTCGCTGCGAATAAGCGAAAACTGAATGAAAAGAATACACCGGCGCCCGTTGCCGCAGTACGTATTCCTGTAAAGGTGGCGAAAGTGACCGAACAGCTGTTTGAGATCAGCATACTCAAAACAGGTAACCTGGCGCCATTTAAAGAAGCCAAAGCAGTGGCCATGTCAGGTGGCACCTTGCTGAAAGTCAACTTTGAGCTGGGTGATAAAGTAAAACAGGGACAGGTCCTCGCGGTGACTGATACCCGTCTCGCGCAACTGGAATTACAGAAGGCAGAGACCAATGTAATGAAGCTGCGTAATGACCTGAACGTGTACACTGAGTTGCTCGCCGGAAAAGCTGCGACACAGGAAAAGGTGAATGAGATCAGACAGAACTATGAAAATGCAGTGAACCAGGTACAGCAGGCGAAGAAGAATGTGGCAGATGCCGCTATCCTCGCGCCTACCAGTGGTGTGATCGCTTCCAAAAAAGTAGAACAGGGCATGTTCGTGAATGCGGGTACAGAACTGGCTTCTATTGTCAATCTGTCGCGTGCAAAGGTGCAGGTGAACCTGACGGAAGCAGAGGTATATAAAGTGAAAGAAGGCCAACAGGTGAAGATCACCACAGATGTATATCCGGGTAAAACATTCAATGGTGCTATCAGCTTTATCAGTCCGCAGGCGGATGACGCGCATAACTACCTGGTAGAGATCCTCATTGGCAACGAAGAAGATGCACTGCTCAGGTCCGGTACTTTTGTGTATGTTGATTTCTCCAGAAAAACAGAACAACAGGTACTGGTGATCCCAAGAGATGCACTGACAGAAAGTGTGAAAGATGCTTCCGTATACGTTTTGCAGGATAGCATTGTACGTCAGCGTACGATACAGACCGGCGCCGATGTGAACGGAATGGTACAGGTGCTCAGTGGCCTGAAAGCAGGTGAGCAGGTGGTGACATCTGGTCAGATTAATTTAAAGGATGGTAGCACTGTCAGTGTCTCCAAATAA
- a CDS encoding TolC family protein yields the protein MSKRLLITALTLLPSWLFGQSVWTLRSCIEYGIKNNRNSVIYDNEKKAADAQAKEALAAYLPAVSLNGTLDDNLKVQQTVIPAGVFGPEDIRVAFTKKFNTNGSAQLDQTIYDQSLIIGLKANKFNKQQAALNQRKSEETIIYNITNAYYQIFIYREQLGMLRTNLEKYQQQMNVTSQRVNKGTTLQKELDKVTVDYNNTMSQIVVSESNITLSENQLKYEMGYPIKDPLTVDSAAVAGNLHVVAPALAENNIFSAHTRTDYQLSQVNAALLDIDQRRIKAGIYPRLTAYARYGAVGFGDNLGQSFSTMSSYAAVGLKLSFPLLDFFKRNAQYTQAKYKQLNAVEQLKLDEGKYQLEYENAKTKLLKEQSNVENNKRNIDLAKSVFDVTNLQYEKGTTDMTDWINAQNSVKEAQNNYLNSLYNLILARLELEKTAGTLKTFYTAL from the coding sequence ATGAGTAAAAGACTATTAATTACGGCACTTACGTTACTACCATCCTGGCTATTCGGGCAATCGGTCTGGACACTACGTAGCTGCATCGAGTACGGTATAAAGAACAACCGTAACAGTGTGATCTACGACAACGAAAAGAAAGCAGCTGACGCGCAGGCGAAGGAAGCGCTCGCCGCCTATCTGCCCGCTGTCAGCCTGAATGGTACCCTGGACGACAACCTGAAAGTACAGCAAACAGTCATCCCGGCAGGGGTGTTCGGCCCTGAGGATATCCGTGTCGCATTCACTAAGAAGTTCAATACCAATGGGTCGGCGCAGCTGGATCAGACCATTTACGATCAGTCCCTGATCATCGGCCTGAAAGCCAATAAGTTCAATAAGCAACAGGCAGCGCTTAACCAGAGAAAGAGCGAAGAGACGATCATCTACAACATCACCAATGCGTATTACCAGATCTTCATTTACAGGGAGCAACTCGGTATGCTGAGGACCAATCTGGAGAAATACCAGCAGCAGATGAACGTTACCTCACAGCGTGTAAATAAGGGGACAACCCTGCAAAAGGAACTGGACAAGGTAACTGTTGACTATAACAATACGATGTCTCAGATCGTGGTGTCAGAAAGTAATATCACGCTCTCGGAGAACCAGCTGAAGTATGAAATGGGATATCCTATCAAAGATCCGTTGACCGTAGATAGTGCCGCCGTAGCAGGCAATCTGCATGTAGTGGCACCGGCACTGGCGGAAAATAATATCTTTTCGGCCCACACCCGTACAGACTATCAGTTGTCACAGGTCAACGCCGCACTCCTGGATATCGACCAGCGACGTATCAAAGCAGGGATCTATCCACGTCTGACTGCCTACGCACGTTATGGTGCTGTTGGTTTTGGTGATAATCTGGGGCAGTCCTTCTCTACCATGAGCAGCTACGCCGCTGTCGGATTGAAACTCAGCTTCCCTTTACTGGATTTCTTTAAGCGGAATGCCCAGTACACCCAGGCAAAATACAAACAGCTGAATGCCGTGGAACAGCTGAAACTGGATGAAGGTAAATATCAGCTGGAATATGAGAACGCCAAAACGAAGTTGCTGAAGGAACAAAGTAACGTCGAGAATAATAAACGAAATATAGATCTCGCGAAGTCTGTATTTGATGTGACCAACCTGCAGTACGAAAAAGGTACAACAGATATGACCGACTGGATCAATGCACAGAATTCAGTAAAGGAAGCGCAGAACAACTATCTCAATTCACTTTATAACCTCATTCTCGCCAGACTTGAACTGGAGAAGACAGCAGGTACCTTAAAGACTTTTTATACCGCTTTATAA
- a CDS encoding efflux RND transporter permease subunit — protein sequence MSIAEVAVKRPLLIIVIFTVLILFGMISYKKLNYNLLPKIEVPTVTVSTVYPGASASEVESSVTKKLEDVFASIEGLDKINSTSQEGVSQIIISFKSGTDIDEAQSNVQRKADQALNDLPDDADRPLVNKVNLEEVPVIRAGVTSNMTPASLYEFVDKQLRPVLQNVAGVGQVNIIGGDERQIQINVDQRKLFAYGLSISDVSNAVNNANQSFPAGSIETRDQQFTIQYDANVTSVQQLSDLIIRQQPGKGSIYLRDVAEVVDATAKATAINHINGLPSIGIQIIKQSDANAVNVSKQVKAAFENIEQQYKNNALKFTISTDQSTYTLRSADAVMEDLVLAVVIVGVVMLAFLHSFRSSMFVMVALPSSMIPTFIAMYLLGFSLNLMTLMALSLVVGILVDDSIVVLENIYRHLEMGSDRRTAALEGRNEIGFTAMAITLVDVVVFLPLAMSGGIIGAILKEFSLVVVFSTLMSLFVSFTVTPMLASRFGRLEHMDPKSWWGKANLGFESLIDRLKENYAHMLQVMLGKKRWLLSGVIVLIIGSVMLIAKGFIGAAFIPSGDQGELNINLELNPSANIYQTNMLTQEVEQLIMKRPEVDKVFSSIGFVSGSVAGTSNNANRAELAVTLKDAKERSMTAEQFGIMMQRELAAAVPGVKVTASPTSISGNANAAPIQIAIKGVDLKAVRSVAEQYMKQVMSVPGTQFVQLSVKDPKQQIEVKLDREKMTLLGLNASQVGGALQNAFSGNDKSKFKQGGNEYDILVSLDRYDRSNINDVRNLTFSNNNGERFILSQFADVRETMGESVLERSDRMNSINVNANVAGRPTGTVAEDIKKKVASIQLPQGVTVEYLGDVKNQGDAFESLGLALITAILLVYLIMVALYESVIYPFVVLFSIPVALIGALLALALSMETLNIFSIIGVIMLLGLVSKNAILIVDFTNQLKEEGRPVREALIEAGKERLRPILMTTLAMILGMLPIALATGAGSEIKNGMAWVIIGGLTSSMILTLFVVPAMYLIIEKWKNRFQKKSPPEAKLSTT from the coding sequence ATGTCAATAGCAGAAGTTGCCGTAAAACGGCCTTTACTGATCATTGTGATATTTACGGTGCTTATTCTCTTTGGGATGATAAGCTACAAGAAATTAAACTATAATCTCCTTCCGAAAATTGAAGTACCTACCGTTACCGTAAGTACGGTATATCCCGGTGCTTCTGCTTCCGAAGTAGAATCGTCCGTTACTAAAAAACTCGAAGATGTATTTGCGTCTATAGAAGGGCTGGATAAGATCAACTCTACTTCACAGGAAGGCGTTTCACAGATCATTATCTCTTTCAAGAGTGGAACAGATATAGATGAAGCACAATCGAACGTACAACGTAAGGCAGATCAGGCGTTGAATGATCTGCCCGATGATGCGGACCGCCCCCTGGTGAACAAGGTTAACCTGGAAGAAGTACCGGTGATACGTGCTGGTGTGACGTCTAATATGACGCCCGCCAGTCTCTATGAGTTTGTTGATAAACAACTGCGTCCCGTATTACAGAACGTGGCTGGCGTCGGCCAGGTGAACATCATCGGTGGTGATGAAAGACAGATCCAGATCAATGTTGATCAGCGCAAATTATTTGCCTACGGATTAAGCATCTCGGATGTGTCGAATGCGGTGAATAATGCAAACCAGTCTTTTCCGGCGGGTAGTATTGAAACAAGAGACCAGCAGTTCACCATCCAGTACGATGCGAATGTAACCTCTGTACAGCAGCTGAGTGACCTGATCATCAGACAGCAGCCTGGCAAGGGGAGTATTTATCTGAGAGATGTCGCTGAAGTAGTGGATGCGACTGCAAAGGCTACTGCGATCAACCATATTAATGGATTACCTTCTATCGGTATCCAGATCATCAAACAGTCTGACGCGAATGCGGTGAATGTGAGCAAGCAGGTAAAAGCCGCCTTCGAAAATATCGAACAGCAGTACAAAAATAACGCACTGAAGTTTACTATTTCTACGGACCAGTCCACCTATACCCTCCGCTCCGCTGATGCTGTGATGGAAGACCTGGTGCTGGCAGTAGTGATCGTAGGTGTGGTGATGCTGGCCTTTCTGCATAGTTTCAGAAGCTCCATGTTCGTGATGGTGGCCCTGCCATCCTCCATGATCCCGACATTCATTGCAATGTACCTGCTGGGATTCTCGCTGAACCTGATGACGCTGATGGCATTGTCACTGGTAGTAGGTATCCTGGTGGATGACTCTATCGTGGTACTGGAGAATATTTACCGGCACCTGGAAATGGGGTCGGACAGAAGGACTGCTGCACTGGAAGGGCGTAATGAGATCGGCTTCACAGCTATGGCCATCACGTTAGTGGATGTGGTGGTATTCCTGCCACTGGCCATGTCAGGCGGTATTATCGGCGCGATCCTGAAGGAGTTCTCTTTAGTTGTGGTATTCTCTACATTGATGAGTCTTTTTGTATCATTCACGGTAACGCCGATGTTGGCTAGCCGTTTCGGCAGACTGGAACATATGGATCCGAAGAGCTGGTGGGGCAAGGCGAACCTGGGTTTTGAAAGCCTCATTGACAGGTTAAAGGAGAACTATGCCCACATGCTGCAGGTGATGTTAGGTAAGAAGCGCTGGTTGTTATCAGGTGTCATTGTATTGATCATCGGTTCTGTTATGCTGATCGCAAAAGGATTTATCGGTGCTGCCTTTATTCCTTCCGGTGACCAGGGAGAACTGAACATCAACCTGGAACTGAATCCATCTGCAAATATCTACCAGACGAATATGCTCACGCAGGAAGTGGAACAGCTTATCATGAAGCGTCCTGAGGTAGATAAAGTCTTTTCCAGTATCGGTTTTGTAAGTGGAAGTGTGGCTGGTACCAGCAATAATGCGAATCGCGCGGAACTGGCGGTGACGCTGAAAGATGCCAAAGAGAGAAGCATGACTGCCGAGCAGTTTGGTATCATGATGCAGCGCGAACTGGCAGCGGCGGTACCAGGTGTGAAGGTAACGGCTTCTCCGACCTCTATCTCCGGTAATGCCAATGCAGCCCCCATCCAGATCGCCATTAAAGGTGTGGATCTGAAGGCAGTACGTTCGGTGGCAGAGCAATACATGAAACAGGTGATGAGTGTGCCGGGAACACAATTTGTGCAATTGTCTGTAAAAGATCCGAAACAGCAGATAGAAGTAAAGCTGGACAGAGAGAAAATGACCTTGCTGGGTTTAAATGCCAGCCAGGTGGGCGGCGCACTACAGAATGCATTCAGTGGGAATGATAAAAGTAAGTTCAAACAGGGAGGTAACGAATACGACATCCTGGTGAGCCTTGACAGGTACGACCGGTCTAACATCAATGATGTAAGGAACCTGACCTTCTCCAATAACAACGGGGAGCGTTTTATCCTAAGTCAGTTTGCCGATGTAAGAGAAACGATGGGAGAGAGTGTGCTGGAAAGAAGTGACCGCATGAACTCTATCAACGTGAATGCGAACGTGGCTGGCCGGCCGACAGGTACAGTAGCGGAAGACATCAAAAAGAAAGTCGCGTCGATTCAGTTGCCACAGGGTGTCACCGTGGAATACCTGGGTGATGTAAAGAACCAGGGAGATGCATTTGAGAGTCTGGGACTGGCATTGATCACAGCGATCCTGCTGGTGTACCTGATCATGGTGGCGTTGTATGAGAGTGTGATCTATCCATTCGTGGTGTTATTCTCTATACCAGTCGCACTGATCGGTGCGTTGCTGGCACTTGCCTTATCCATGGAAACATTGAACATCTTCTCCATCATTGGGGTGATCATGTTGCTGGGTTTGGTGTCAAAGAATGCGATCCTGATCGTCGATTTTACCAATCAGCTGAAAGAAGAAGGACGTCCGGTGAGAGAGGCGTTAATTGAAGCCGGTAAGGAACGTTTGCGACCTATCCTGATGACAACACTGGCGATGATCCTGGGGATGCTGCCTATCGCACTCGCTACAGGCGCAGGTTCAGAGATCAAAAATGGTATGGCCTGGGTGATCATCGGCGGGCTGACCAGCTCTATGATCCTGACCTTATTCGTAGTGCCGGCGATGTACCTGATCATTGAGAAATGGAAGAACCGTTTCCAGAAAAAGAGCCCTCCTGAAGCAAAGTTAAGTACTACCTGA